CGATGAACCAAGCGCTGATAAAAGCTTTCCTTCTCTGCAGCCTCAGTAAGTGTTTCATCATTTGTGACTTCATTgatatgtttaatattgtttgattcATCTGCATTAAATGCATCTTATCCACTTATCTCATATTTGTTAACTCATGTGAAGAGAAGTGTTTTACCTTCAGGTTCTGACTCTTAATATCTCGGTCACTCATCTGTTTGTTCCAGGTTGGATCTCTGTCTCAAGTTCTGAGTCTCAGACTGTGGAGGTCCAGTCTGGTGAAGATGTCACACTGATGTGCTCTGGCATGGACGAAAATTTAAAAGTCAGATATTGGCTGAAAGTTGTCAAAGGAGCCGACATCCAGTGTGTCTCTGCTATGACCAATCCTACCAGCACAGTGCGCTATCATGATGGATTCAGTAATCATACATTCACTATGTCGTCCAACACCTCTACCATCTTTCTCAAAGTCCGTTCAGTGGACTTAAACAAGTCTGGAATTTATTACTGTGGATTTAACAAAGATGGACATCCATTTCTTACTACGATACATCTAAAGATCAAAGGTAagatatttttaagttttttccttctcttgGATCCCATcatcacattatttttttcagcttatgttgaaaagaaaaaaaatcttaaaatatcTTCTATTATCAAatcttcttttatattttgatgtaAATCAGTTAAGATTAAATCCTTCTCTTATAGGCAGCAATGACGTTCATAACAGCATGAACAGCAACTCTACAAGTAATATTCTCCAAAAGTTTTCTTTATTCAACAGacttctgacattttaaatccTTCATGTTAAAAAGCTAGCTGGATTTGAAGTCTCCAAAAGGAAAACAGAGTCTGAAGAAATGATCTTTCTCTGTAGAAGAGTCTAATGGAACAGCAACTAAAGACCTAAGcttctttaaatatgtttaatagGAAGCAACGAGGCAGATGAAGACATGGACAGAACGGACAGTAACCTTTCAAGTAcgattattattatcatttctATAATGCACAGACTTCTTATATCTTTAAAAGCTTAATGAATTTGGTTTGATCTTGTCAGGTTTTAagtctccaaaaaaaaaaaagtattctgaCACAATGATCTTTCTTGTTGAAGAGTGTGATGGAGCAGCGACTCTGGTGAGCATGATCCTGGGTGGTTTGACTCTTTTGCTTGTCATGGTTGTCATCGGTCTGGGTGCTAAAATTAGGAAACTTCAGACAGGTATGTTTTATAATGTACTTTTTATTgcatttgtaaattattttgaatttctgtCCATTCATGGTCTTCAAGTTTACCAAAGACAACGTTCAATGAACCCTAACCTCTAAccaagatgttttattttgtcactcagctgctgaagaaagacagaatccAGGACACACTGAGGTAAATACAACTCAATTTACTTCAACACAGTTTGTGATTGAAGAATAATGACATGATATTCATTGGTGTTAATTTAATGTGTTCCTGAAATATTTGTGTATTGATAGACTTACATACTTCCTGTCCAtatacattaaaggcacaataTGTAACTTCTGCCACCAAGGGGCTCTTGTGCACAACCAATTACAAAAGATTGCGCtgaggctggcagggaatcatgggagtgattgtCCCTGTTACTCCCAACAACCCTATCCCCGATAAAAACTAATTCTGAGTTTATTGTAGTGAAAATGAACGGGCGAAACTGGCCTGAGGAAAAGAATATGATTAGCGACAAATATAATTTACATTAGGATTCTATCACAGCAGGACATACAGCAACAATCGGCAGCTTTTAGTAGCAATTCACGCAGCGGGCTTTGAcataacatccggtgtttccacggaaACAATAAACATGTGTCTGCCATGGCATCTCAAGACACATCCCATTTCAGCTATAAAACTAAGGATTTCTCTGGGTCTAATAAGCACAAGacattcaaaatccccttcatccatatcagctTTTTCCATaacatagcttccaagcaatatggcggacgttaagtttcgattctgagagtgagttcccacccactgatctgtgataagtctgtagcttcagtggtcgaaaatatgaggaactagcgttgtagtttcaccccactaaccgcaacagcttccaatgacacaaaataatgatttttgcgtcatcggaagctccttttcagacttagcaatacaaagatttcccacctcaggggaaaatgagtgcgggatgcacaaccattcaaaaatactaccaggtttctaaagATACAAAGCTTAAAGCAAATGGCTGAAGTATCACTTATAAGATCCAGAATATGTTGCTCTTTTCTGGGAATAAAACTCATTTCAAGTGATCACATTATGACTATAAATACTCTCTTTCACAGATTGAGGCCTCTGATGAACTGAACTACGCAGCAGTGACATTTCGATCTAAAGCCAAAAGAAGAGAGCCGGAGCCAAATGTCTTGTATGCTGCTACCAGATAGAGTAAGGAGGTGGCTGGACATGATCTTGTATCATATAGTATTACAATGCTTTGTACTTTTGCATGGCTTGTTGGTGAGAGTTAACCAATCTGTGCTTTCAAATAAAGAACTGATTGATGATCTGCAAAGAGTTAATTCTCCATTTCCATTCTTTCAGTCAAAGTCTGTTTAGCCAATAAAAGTGTGTTTGGTGGTTTTTGAAGGAGGGGCCATTAACGATATATTTGACAGTCAGTGTATTTTATATCCAGAGTTAGATATAGATGTGTCAAGCAGTCAAGGTGTGAGTACACAACACTTCTTTGACAGGAAATATCAGCACACTGTGGTCTAAGCCAAACCGAGAGGCCATGGTAGATCAAAGGCCTCCACCAATACACAACCAGTGCAGTTCAGGGTTTTAAGAACTCAGCTTCTTGAGTGCAAAAATGCCCTCAGAAGAGACACCTACAACAGAACAGCTGGGCAGAGATCGGACAGGAACCAAATGTCAGTTACATGACAGCAAGGTCCGTCAactctacattttttaaagggatacttcccccgttgaaacatgaatctgtattgacattgggtcatatatgtagtagaaatgtgaaatacattttgaagttggtgccttcttggccgagaaaaggcaaaaagtgtctttttggctcatgtggatgaaagacaccaaatcccagaatgcacagcaccgcaggccactcccactaaggtcaggtttacagacatgtttacttcaacacatacggccgtttacacaactgattctgagatctcttccagaaggaatttgcatcttggaaattcctgtcagaaaacagactctatgtctgtgtccatagacaaacagtgagagcactgaCACTACCAGTCCGTTCCAGCACCTCGTCCTCActgccgccgacaggcaggccttgtgtctcggctgctgagttGGCAGTGGCCGCCGCCGGCAACTGCCAACTcagcagccaagacacaagaccTGCCTGTcggcagccgtctcgccgctatatttatattttttcgccattatcagctttctccatatagcctgttagcatagcttccaagcaatatggtggacgttaagttttgattctgggagtgagttccccgCACTGATCTGTCATAAGTCTGTAGCTGtagaggaactagcgttgtagtttcaccccgctaatcACAACAGCTTCCGattgaagctccttttcagacttaaaaaaaacaaagacttcccatctcaggggaaattgagggcgggatgcaccatcattcaaaaatactaccaggtttctaatgatacaaagcttaatgcaaatgggtgaagtatccctttaacatcCACCCTCCCCAATGTAAAGGACACGTAGGAGTATATAAGTAGGCACTACTATATCATTATAAACATCCTTATCTATTGTCATAcgtaaatgaaacaaaaatttGCCTAACGTCAGCTAATGTTTGAACTTGAAGTATGGCCTGATGTTCCTGATTTTCACCTTATCTTGTCTTTTCAGTTTCTGATTACTCTACCCTCACCTCATTTAAGGACCAACATGCCCACAGATGGATGCATTACACTCACTGCTTACACAATGTGGATGCTGGGTGTGGAGGCAATTTAAGTGTTGGTCTCATACTTGCAATGAAAGTTTAGCCACCTTGTTCCGGTTATAAAATATAGCAAAGTTGCATGCACCTGCCTGTGCATGCAAGAGGCAACACAAGGCTTCCAGAAAGGGAAGTGGATGTTATTTTTAGTGTGATAGGTTGTGGTCTTGTGCAGAGAGCTCAAGGCCagtcttcttcttgttttcacATCGACTGAAACTAATTTTACCACAATGGAAAAtgacagagggggaggagacatAGGGTctcaaactgcacacacacaagatgcTTCACTCATACGTCAACAAATACCtcaacaaatagaaaaaaagacagaaacggAGAGCAAT
This portion of the Labrus bergylta chromosome 22, fLabBer1.1, whole genome shotgun sequence genome encodes:
- the LOC109992810 gene encoding uncharacterized protein, giving the protein MNQALIKAFLLCSLSWISVSSSESQTVEVQSGEDVTLMCSGMDENLKVRYWLKVVKGADIQCVSAMTNPTSTVRYHDGFSNHTFTMSSNTSTIFLKVRSVDLNKSGIYYCGFNKDGHPFLTTIHLKIKGSNEADEDMDRTDSNLSKCDGAATLVSMILGGLTLLLVMVVIGLGAKIRKLQTAAEERQNPGHTEIEASDELNYAAVTFRSKAKRREPEPNVLYAATR